A stretch of DNA from Cryptomeria japonica chromosome 4, Sugi_1.0, whole genome shotgun sequence:
gaggTTACAGCCATATAGACAGTCATCGCTCAAGAAGAGCGGAGCAAAGAAGTTGAGACCCCAGTTTTATGGCCCCTATAGAGTCATTCGCAGGGTAGGTGAGGTTGCCTACGAGATAGAGCTTCCAGAGGGTAGCCGTGTGCACATTGTGTTCCATGTGTcgaggcttaagaaagccattggtcagggTGTGGTGCCTTCAGCAGATTTACCTCTATTAGATGAGGAAGGGAGACTAGTGCTGATCCCTACGGCTATTTCGGATGTCAGGGAAAGGACACTCAGGAACAGAATCGTtaaggaatacttggtgaaatggagagacctgccagatgaggatgctacatgggagaatgagcaggtattgcaacattcaggaccgaatttgcttgaggacaagcaatttcaaggggggcgaactgtaatgtcccctttttagcacaacatgatatggggtgtcgttagcctattctgacacagtctcgaaggctaacaaggacattggtgggatcctgaggtgttttggcctaggtgttttcagtttcaagCCAATCGATGATGATCTGatagggtttctagacacttactatttatagtaagttagtctccaagcagtgacttgaaatttttagtgtttccttggttgacataattatcagtaaaaaatatttgaaggtgacaatgatttaaagagattatcaacaatattttaatatttaacaataaagtgtaaagttaaattaaatatttaactttatcgttatattataaggttgggaatataaagtaatgtttaaaatattaaaagttccctttaatgtgtacattgtgggaaataatattttattctaaaatgtattatcccacattgaggaaatgaagtgtttgcatccaggaagaagatataaattgaggttgtgagctctcttttggggtatgctgggatgagattaatgttatgctgttggatttcgtagagatctgattattgggcttggaggatggaatccctctttgctagcattctcttcactGTTGAAAGACACaatcaggaggattaatggtgttttcattcaggaaacacattgggcttcatctggtactctcgcatgaagtttttacaggggttttgaaagtgcagatttgaagatagtgattttgctaagtaccacgtgaatagtgtttttgctacagtaccacgtgaatagtgttttgctacagtgccgcgtgaatagtaaaaatgctacagtacCATGAATAGTGCTTCTATAGTGCATGAACAATGTTGGTATGAAGTTTACTTGTTTTTCCTACTGATTAGAAGTTTGGAAGGCTACCATTATATCTGCAGACcactacaacattcaattccaggttttttctatcatattttcataactaagcattgTAATTGTTGAATACAAACTAGAATCATTGTCGCAGCCCATAAGGCAGTTGAATGTGCACATTGATATTGCAAATCAGTATTTAACAACAAATAAGAAGTTTCAAGtttgcatatattgttgtatgtttgtcaagtgtttgataaaatgccatgttgattattaagcaatttaattgatatcacatagtagtttgcaagtctctttcaaaatgaaaatagggGTGGTCTTTACAAATGATATCCCTTAATCCTTGGTTCTTAGCTAAAGAAGCTCATCCTATTCTCTCATATCAAAGAGCTAAATGAATTTGAGTTTGATATAGAACCCTCcatttaggaaaaaaaaaaaaaccatagatATTTTAGcatatttattgatttttttatgtaACCAACTTACGACAAGACATACAACTTAACaaagaaagaaggaaaaatgaAGAATTGTAGGAAACTACATAAATTAGATTATTAGTTTTTCATTATTTTCCAACCATTTTGTTGCTACAATAGAAAATAAGCCTATGTCAACAACAATATTTAAATTTCCTTTTTTGCTAGATGTTTACAAGatccatttttttttatattttgtaattttcaAATCTATTTGGATGACTATGAAACTTACTAATTATTGAAAGATAACTCGAGTGACACTATTCGTCAACTTGTTGTGCTAATTTCATGTATAAAATAAAAAGGTAACTTAAAAACTCAAAATATagaaaatgctaaaaaaaaaaacactaaaagTCAAATTGGAGGCCTTGATGAAGAAATTTGATCGGAGAAACATGTGAATATTTGGTCCAATCAATTAGCTTCTTTTAACATCATTTATAACTCTTCAAGACATGAATCTCTTATTTCACATGAGATAAGGTTTATAAAATCCAGGTTATCTTGATATAGGAAATGTCATTTGAATATTTCAATATTTGTTGTTTAATGTTAGGTAAATTGGGAATACATCATCTACCTTTATAATAAAGAACACTAATACTACCcttaaaataagattaaaaatgATCATTTAGATTTATATTTAAAGATTTGTTTTATTATCCTTCATAAGTTGATTGAAAATAAATAGTATTCGATAACATCGATTTAAAATTTACTTCTCTCAAAGAGTAAATAAATAACACATATTTTTGCATTTAATGTATCAACTATTATATATTCTTTATCTAAGATATAAGAGATAG
This window harbors:
- the LOC131875243 gene encoding uncharacterized protein LOC131875243, producing the protein MVYLRLQPYRQSSLKKSGAKKLRPQFYGPYRVIRRVGEVAYEIELPEGSRVHIVFHVSRLKKAIGQGVVPSADLPLLDEEGRLVLIPTAISDVRERTLRNRIVKEYLINHERRIDKLEEYVVDIKDNLNNLVEISREMMSNSKLRD